Proteins from one Malaya genurostris strain Urasoe2022 chromosome 2, Malgen_1.1, whole genome shotgun sequence genomic window:
- the LOC131431095 gene encoding uncharacterized protein LOC131431095 yields MTEYQKSLRRRLNRSVSDDEMDCLLISSVNRINEPCFRNVYVDGLRLKMEVDCGAAVSVISFEMYEGDFDHIPLQKCDKKLAVINGSRLKVEGQIQVYVEFNNQKKDVYLIVLRSDNCFTPLLGRDWLDLFVPDWRRAFGSNINQLAVSTDQTVAEIQSFRWRSGVSGAPQSTQGVWH; encoded by the exons ATGACTGAGTATCAGAAAAGTTTAAGACGTCGTTTGAATCGTTCCGTTTCGGATGATGAAATGGATTGTTTGTTGATTTCTTCAGTCAACAGAATCAACGAACCGTGTTTCCGTAACGTTTACGTTGACGGCTTGCGGTTAAAAATGGAAGTCGATTGTGGCGCTGCAGTTTCCGTCATCAGTTTTGAGATGTACGAGGGAGATTTCGATCATATTCCATTGCAAAAATGCGACAAGAAGTTAGCAGTGATCAATGGGAGTCGTTTGAAGGTTGAAGGACAGATTCAAGTTTATGTAGAGTTTAATAATCAGAAAAAGGATGTTTATCTGATTGTTTTGCGAAGCGACAACTGTTTCACGCCTTTGCTTGGACGAGATTGGCTGGATCTGTTTGTTCCTGATTGGAGAAGAGCGTTTGGAAGCAACATCAATCAACTGGCAGTTTCGACAGACCAGACCGTTGCAGAGATACAGA GTTTCCGTTGGAGGTCGGGTGTATCTGGCGCACCGCAATCAACTCAAGGTGTTTGGCACTAA
- the LOC131428830 gene encoding uncharacterized protein LOC131428830 — MSSMPLVNQIEPFIPGTIPFAQFLEQLDWVFAHHKVTSPEEQKVSFLATCSREVYSELKLLFPGKDLKTVSFKEITDALKKRYDKTESELVQRYKFYQRAQGPNERAEDFILAVKLQAEMCDFGEFKDMAIRDKLVCGISNKDLQQRLFNEEDLTLAKAEKLIVNRELAGARAKLISGDSTRVSVLNRLWKRDSRVVS, encoded by the coding sequence ATGTCAAGTATGCCGTTGGTGAATCAAATAGAACCGTTTATTCCCGGCACGATCCCGTTCGcgcagtttttggagcagttagATTGGGTGTTTGCGCATCATAAAGTGACAAGTCCGGAGGAGCAAAAAGTGTCGTTTTTGGCTACTTGTAGTAGAGAAGTTTATAGTGAGCTGAAGCTTCTTTTTCCCGGAAAGGATTTAAAGACCGTGTCTTTCAAAGAGATTACGGATGCTCTGAAGAAGCGTTACGATAAGACGGAAAGCGAATTGGTCCAGCGGTACAAGTTTTATCAACGTGCCCAAGGTCCGAATGAACGTGCGGAGGATTTTATTCTTGCTGTCAAGCTCCAGGCAGAAATGTGTGATTTCGGAGAGTTTAAGGACATGGCGATTCGTGATAAACTGGTTTGTGGTATCAGCAACAAGGATTTGCAGCAGCGTTTGTTTAATGAGGAGGATTTAACTCTGGCCAAAGCGGAGAAGCTCATTGTGAACAGAGAGTTAGCAGGAGCAAGAGCTAAGTTGATCTCTGGTGATTCGACTCGTGTTAGCGTTTTGAACAGACTTTGGAAGCGTGACAGTCGTGTAGTTTCTTGA